One segment of Campylobacter hominis ATCC BAA-381 DNA contains the following:
- the dnaA gene encoding chromosomal replication initiator protein DnaA: MISIQDKILQSLKNQISTEEWENYIKKLKFNDKASKPDYIIYIASNPYIAKFINTKYSKKIADIYEVETGVKPVVIISDGKEKNLKKDQNKSINKFKSTILSGSFSFENFIVGDSNRFAYTCAKAVAENPGERYNPLFIYGNSGLGKTHLLQSIGNYCIKDGKFVICVTSEQFANELKFHIETNSTDKFKEKYRTCDLLLIDDIQLLSTRKAAIDELFHTFNELKNKNCQIVITNDKPPQLLKDFESRLVSRFESGLVANINPPDLNTKIGILTKKAGLNGLTLNKDVIEYIAANLGDNVREMEGILTQIRAYQSLINTEISLDFVKANLKDSFYKNNSENVGFEEILQMICSEFNVKPSEIRGKNRTKNVAKARRVAIYICKNLTQNTMPKIASFFGLKDHSAVSHNIRKLKELMTDDNYLKLKVEELENKIKAKK, translated from the coding sequence TTGATTTCTATACAGGATAAAATTTTACAAAGCCTAAAAAATCAAATTTCAACAGAAGAATGGGAAAATTATATCAAAAAGTTGAAATTTAACGACAAAGCTTCTAAACCGGATTATATCATATATATAGCTTCAAATCCTTATATAGCTAAATTTATAAATACAAAATATTCTAAAAAAATCGCTGATATATATGAAGTTGAAACGGGTGTAAAACCTGTAGTAATTATAAGCGACGGAAAAGAAAAAAATTTAAAAAAAGATCAAAATAAAAGTATAAATAAATTTAAAAGCACAATTTTAAGCGGAAGTTTCAGTTTTGAAAATTTTATAGTCGGAGATAGTAATCGCTTCGCTTATACTTGTGCAAAAGCTGTGGCGGAAAATCCCGGTGAAAGATATAATCCGCTTTTTATATACGGAAACAGCGGTCTTGGAAAAACACATTTACTTCAAAGTATCGGAAATTATTGCATAAAAGATGGAAAATTCGTGATTTGTGTTACTAGTGAACAATTTGCAAATGAATTAAAATTTCACATCGAAACAAACTCAACCGATAAATTTAAAGAAAAATATAGAACCTGCGATTTACTTTTGATAGATGATATACAACTTCTTAGTACAAGAAAAGCCGCAATTGATGAACTTTTTCATACATTTAACGAATTAAAAAATAAAAATTGTCAAATTGTAATTACAAATGACAAACCACCTCAACTTTTAAAAGATTTTGAAAGCAGACTGGTCAGCCGTTTTGAAAGTGGTTTGGTAGCAAATATAAATCCGCCCGATTTAAATACAAAAATAGGAATTTTAACTAAAAAAGCCGGTTTAAACGGACTTACATTAAATAAAGATGTAATAGAATATATAGCTGCAAATCTTGGGGATAATGTTCGTGAAATGGAAGGAATTTTAACTCAAATCAGAGCTTATCAAAGTTTAATAAACACTGAAATCTCACTTGATTTCGTAAAAGCGAATTTAAAAGATTCTTTTTATAAAAATAATTCCGAAAATGTTGGATTTGAAGAAATTCTGCAAATGATATGTTCGGAATTTAATGTAAAACCAAGTGAAATCAGAGGAAAAAACAGAACAAAAAATGTAGCAAAAGCAAGAAGAGTTGCAATTTATATTTGCAAAAATTTGACGCAGAATACAATGCCTAAAATCGCTTCATTTTTCGGTTTGAAAGATCACAGCGCAGTAAGTCATAATATCAGAAAATTAAAAGAATTGATGACTGATGATAATTATTTAAAATTAAAAGTTGAAGAACTTGAAAATAAAATAAAGGCAAAAAAGTGA
- the dnaN gene encoding DNA polymerase III subunit beta yields the protein MKVIVKKGVLESIVSYTNPYLEKKDLSSITSHILISAMDGVLSIKATDHEIGLSYKNRNVTVIDEGYATANGSKLMNAIKGLEDDEITLETAGNSLFVKQKRSKYKLPMYNYTDFPEFPTIENKNRFEINSIILGRSLKKIFPSIDTNNPKYELNGALIDIKEKQINLVSTDTKRLSLYTIPNQTSTANEKIIIPKKAINEIQKLFSDKVEIFYDANVFLAVSESFEFFSKLINGKFPMYDKLVDTVYSQSVMLPRDKMVEGIKAINSMCDSMKITIKNNSILFESISEDNSEAKTEIETSIQIENQIEFSIRNKFLMDFLSNIEENSFKFDFNNEKTAFCVSSGDLKTIIMPIIA from the coding sequence ATGAAAGTCATAGTCAAAAAAGGTGTGTTGGAAAGTATAGTAAGCTACACAAACCCTTATTTAGAAAAAAAAGATCTCAGTTCAATTACTTCTCACATACTAATAAGTGCTATGGACGGAGTTTTAAGTATAAAAGCTACAGATCATGAAATAGGTCTAAGCTATAAAAACAGAAATGTAACTGTTATAGACGAAGGATATGCAACTGCAAACGGAAGTAAACTTATGAATGCGATAAAAGGTCTTGAAGATGACGAAATTACATTGGAAACTGCAGGAAATTCCCTATTTGTAAAACAAAAAAGATCTAAATATAAACTTCCGATGTATAATTACACTGATTTTCCGGAATTTCCTACGATAGAAAATAAAAATCGTTTTGAAATAAACTCAATCATTCTTGGAAGAAGTCTTAAAAAAATATTTCCTTCTATAGATACAAACAATCCAAAATATGAATTAAACGGAGCCTTGATTGATATAAAAGAAAAACAGATAAATTTGGTAAGCACAGATACAAAAAGACTTTCACTTTATACGATACCGAACCAAACATCAACAGCAAATGAAAAAATTATAATTCCTAAAAAAGCGATAAATGAAATTCAAAAACTTTTTAGTGATAAAGTGGAAATTTTTTATGATGCGAACGTATTTTTAGCTGTTAGTGAAAGTTTTGAATTTTTCAGTAAACTTATAAACGGAAAATTTCCGATGTATGATAAACTTGTAGATACTGTTTATTCTCAAAGTGTAATGCTTCCAAGGGATAAAATGGTAGAAGGTATAAAAGCCATAAATTCTATGTGTGATTCTATGAAAATAACAATTAAAAATAATTCAATACTTTTTGAAAGTATAAGTGAAGATAACAGTGAAGCTAAAACTGAAATCGAAACTTCAATACAAATAGAAAATCAAATAGAATTTTCAATTAGAAATAAATTTTTAATGGATTTTCTATCAAATATTGAAGAAAACAGTTTTAAATTTGATTTTAACAATGAAAAAACTGCATTTTGTGTAAGCAGTGGAGATTTAAAAACAATTATAATGCCAATAATAGCATAA
- the gyrB gene encoding DNA topoisomerase (ATP-hydrolyzing) subunit B, whose product MEYGAGNIKVLKGLEAVRKRPGMYIGDTNIGGLHHMIYEVIDNSIDEAMAGYCDTVNIRLTKEGSAVITDNGRGIPTDIHPTEKIPAATVVLTVLHAGGKFDKDTYKVSGGLHGVGVSVVNALSVRLIATIKRNGKIYRQEFSKGIPVNNLEIIGDTEETGTQIEFWPDSEIFEILEFDDEILSKRFKELAYLNPKITINFKDERTGRDECFHFEGGLESFVTDLNHNRQIVSKSVSFSDTIDDVAVDFALLYNETYSENLLSFVNNIHTPEGGTHEAGFRAGLTRAITTYINANASAKEKDTKITGDDVREGLIAIISVKVPEPQFEGQTKGKLGSSYVKPIVQKMTFDVLSKYFEENPIEAKAVMNKALLAARGREAAKKARDLTRKKESFGVGTLPGKLADCQSKDASISEIYLVEGDSAGGSAKQGRDRVFQAILPLRGKILNVEKAYLEKILRSEEIKNMITAFGCGVGSEFDEEKLRYHKIIIMTDADVDGSHIQTLLLTFFFRFLKPIVEKGYVYLAQPPLFRYKKGKKEIYLKDEKALSEFLIQTGIEVGEFEGIGENDLIDFLKIVSSYRSILNELKKRFSLISAVRYLVENEEARSMSYNELFEVLKTKIEDLNFNILNSRVNENGILIYVQTPNGLERLKIDDSLFTNNLFEEAVYLYGKIKDRNLDFKKDFIEILDDIEKNAKKGAYIQRYKGLGEMNPEQLWETTMNPENRRLVKISISDAESASDTFNLFMGDEVEPRRDYIQTHAKDVKHLDI is encoded by the coding sequence ATGGAATACGGTGCAGGAAACATTAAAGTTTTAAAAGGTTTGGAGGCTGTCAGAAAACGTCCCGGAATGTATATCGGAGACACAAATATAGGCGGTCTTCATCATATGATTTATGAAGTCATCGATAACTCAATAGATGAAGCTATGGCAGGATATTGTGATACTGTAAATATCAGACTTACAAAAGAAGGAAGTGCCGTTATAACGGATAACGGTCGTGGAATTCCAACGGATATTCATCCGACTGAAAAAATTCCTGCTGCAACTGTTGTTTTAACTGTTTTACACGCAGGAGGAAAGTTTGATAAAGATACTTACAAAGTTTCAGGTGGACTTCACGGTGTTGGAGTTAGCGTTGTAAATGCTCTTTCAGTAAGACTTATTGCAACAATTAAAAGAAACGGTAAAATTTATCGCCAAGAATTTTCAAAAGGAATTCCTGTTAATAACCTTGAAATAATCGGTGATACGGAAGAAACGGGAACACAAATTGAGTTTTGGCCGGATAGTGAAATTTTTGAAATTTTGGAATTTGATGATGAAATTTTAAGTAAAAGATTTAAAGAACTTGCATATTTAAATCCAAAAATTACAATAAATTTTAAAGATGAACGCACCGGCAGAGATGAATGTTTTCATTTTGAAGGTGGTTTGGAAAGCTTTGTAACAGATCTTAACCATAACAGACAAATTGTCAGTAAATCCGTCAGTTTTAGTGATACAATCGATGATGTAGCCGTTGATTTCGCTCTTTTATATAATGAAACTTACAGTGAAAATTTACTTAGCTTTGTAAATAATATTCATACGCCCGAAGGTGGAACGCATGAAGCCGGTTTTAGAGCAGGGCTTACTAGAGCAATTACAACTTATATAAATGCAAATGCAAGTGCAAAGGAAAAAGATACAAAAATCACAGGCGATGATGTAAGAGAAGGACTTATCGCAATAATAAGCGTAAAAGTTCCTGAGCCTCAATTTGAAGGACAAACAAAAGGAAAACTTGGAAGCTCTTATGTAAAACCTATCGTTCAAAAAATGACTTTTGACGTTCTTAGTAAATATTTTGAAGAAAATCCTATTGAAGCAAAAGCCGTAATGAATAAAGCTTTACTTGCAGCACGTGGTAGAGAAGCCGCTAAAAAAGCAAGAGATTTAACAAGAAAAAAAGAGAGTTTCGGTGTCGGAACGCTTCCTGGAAAATTAGCGGATTGTCAAAGTAAAGATGCAAGTATCAGTGAAATTTATCTAGTCGAGGGAGATAGTGCTGGAGGCTCTGCAAAACAGGGAAGAGATAGAGTTTTCCAAGCAATTCTACCTTTAAGAGGTAAAATTTTAAATGTGGAAAAAGCATATTTGGAAAAAATTTTACGTTCGGAAGAGATTAAAAATATGATAACTGCTTTCGGCTGTGGTGTTGGAAGCGAATTTGACGAAGAAAAACTAAGATATCATAAAATTATAATTATGACCGATGCCGATGTCGATGGTAGTCATATACAAACTTTGCTTTTAACATTCTTTTTTAGATTTTTAAAACCGATTGTCGAAAAAGGTTATGTATATTTGGCTCAACCGCCGCTTTTCAGATATAAAAAAGGTAAAAAAGAGATTTATTTAAAAGATGAAAAAGCTTTGAGTGAATTTTTAATTCAAACAGGTATAGAAGTCGGTGAATTCGAGGGTATCGGTGAAAATGATTTGATTGATTTCCTAAAAATCGTATCTTCATATCGTTCTATTTTAAATGAACTTAAAAAACGTTTCAGTTTAATAAGTGCGGTTAGATATCTTGTAGAAAACGAAGAAGCAAGAAGTATGAGTTATAATGAACTTTTTGAAGTTTTAAAAACTAAAATTGAAGATTTGAATTTTAATATTTTAAATTCACGTGTAAATGAAAACGGAATTTTAATTTACGTTCAAACTCCAAACGGTTTGGAACGCCTTAAAATAGATGACAGTTTATTTACAAACAATCTTTTTGAAGAGGCGGTTTATCTTTACGGAAAAATAAAAGACAGAAATTTGGATTTTAAAAAGGATTTTATAGAAATTTTAGACGATATAGAAAAAAATGCGAAAAAAGGCGCTTATATACAACGTTATAAAGGTTTAGGTGAAATGAATCCCGAACAGCTTTGGGAAACTACTATGAATCCTGAAAACCGCAGACTGGTAAAAATCAGTATAAGTGATGCCGAAAGCGCAAGCGATACATTTAATCTTTTTATGGGCGATGAGGTGGAACCGAGACGCGATTACATCCAAACTCATGCAAAAGATGTCAAACATTTGGATATATAA
- a CDS encoding EAL domain-containing protein — protein sequence MLYSENLERENRFILSLKIAIPFILMFAFFFFFFNIKDKVAWEDIILFVILFLCNVYYTVYLIYLGFNKSLIDPVSKVFSRPEIIKILSKRLKNGNPVNFVLMKVENIVDINDRYGYKNGDEILRIFAEKLDDFMKKNKIYHLKIGMITSGNFIFYVDKKENTLRHLLNIFKYEILNQNIKNIEVKSNFAIVGSDFDNNISNIIDELFYEINQNDNEKINIVDELENSIFKMIDEENFHVRTQSIQSTSNDEKFLYLISKISTNINGIGEISKSRLLDVILKNKYELNYDVNFLKFICKNVYFKEIKNKVFIEIFASTLRNSIFRREILRLIDNNLIDPKKVVFEFYESKIYPEISRFAEIIEQFKSLGFSFALSQFGGENASFEYFKYLNIDYVIYDMEFNKFINDNKIRQIFENLNKTCKILGIKTIMRFVDKKPLFDDVTALGVDYAQGFYIDKPTDLRK from the coding sequence ATGCTTTACAGTGAAAATTTGGAGCGGGAGAATCGTTTTATTCTTTCGCTTAAAATCGCAATTCCATTTATTCTCATGTTTGCATTTTTTTTCTTTTTTTTCAATATAAAAGATAAAGTTGCATGGGAAGATATTATTCTATTCGTTATTTTATTTTTGTGTAATGTTTATTATACAGTTTATCTGATATATCTTGGTTTCAACAAAAGTTTAATTGATCCTGTAAGTAAAGTTTTTTCACGTCCTGAAATTATTAAAATTTTAAGTAAGAGATTAAAAAACGGCAATCCGGTAAATTTTGTACTTATGAAAGTGGAAAATATCGTTGATATAAACGATCGTTACGGATATAAAAACGGCGATGAAATTTTAAGAATTTTTGCTGAAAAATTAGATGATTTTATGAAAAAAAATAAAATTTATCATCTTAAAATAGGTATGATTACAAGCGGAAATTTTATATTTTATGTGGATAAAAAAGAAAATACATTAAGACATTTATTAAATATTTTCAAATATGAAATTTTAAATCAAAATATAAAAAATATTGAAGTAAAAAGCAATTTTGCAATTGTAGGAAGCGATTTTGACAATAATATTTCAAATATCATAGATGAATTATTTTATGAAATAAATCAAAATGACAATGAAAAAATAAATATTGTAGATGAACTTGAAAATTCGATATTTAAGATGATAGACGAAGAAAATTTTCATGTAAGAACGCAAAGCATACAATCTACTTCAAATGACGAAAAATTTTTATATCTCATTTCAAAAATTTCCACAAATATAAATGGAATCGGTGAAATAAGTAAATCCAGACTTTTAGATGTGATATTAAAAAATAAATACGAATTGAATTATGATGTGAACTTTTTAAAATTCATTTGCAAAAATGTATATTTTAAAGAGATAAAAAATAAGGTTTTTATAGAAATTTTTGCCTCTACGCTGCGAAATTCTATTTTTCGTCGTGAAATTTTAAGATTGATTGACAATAATTTAATTGATCCTAAAAAGGTCGTTTTTGAATTTTATGAAAGTAAAATTTACCCTGAAATTTCACGTTTTGCGGAAATTATCGAACAATTCAAATCCTTGGGATTCAGTTTTGCATTATCACAATTCGGTGGTGAAAATGCAAGTTTTGAATATTTTAAATATTTAAATATCGATTATGTTATTTATGATATGGAATTTAATAAATTTATAAATGATAACAAAATTCGTCAGATTTTTGAAAATTTAAATAAAACCTGCAAAATTTTAGGCATAAAAACAATTATGCGTTTTGTCGATAAAAAACCGCTATTTGACGATGTCACTGCACTTGGCGTCGATTATGCGCAAGGATTTTATATAGATAAACCAACCGATTTAAGGAAATAA
- the queF gene encoding preQ(1) synthase, which yields MEDLKYGESQILNFDVEKDFEIWPNKNERNFVIKITLPEFCCLCPRSGYPDFATIYLEYIPNEFVAELKALKLYINSFMNRHISHEDSINEIYSVLEKKLKPKYMKIAADFNPRGNVHTTIEISSDIISKNFSEKKDKKPVEKRNFSEKKFEKTDKNFKSKPRKNASREPFAKIDKSSPKVVKK from the coding sequence ATGGAAGATTTAAAATACGGCGAATCACAAATTTTAAATTTCGATGTTGAAAAAGACTTTGAAATTTGGCCGAATAAAAATGAACGAAATTTTGTTATAAAAATAACTTTACCTGAGTTTTGCTGCTTGTGTCCGAGATCGGGATATCCTGATTTTGCCACTATTTATTTGGAATATATTCCAAATGAGTTTGTGGCTGAATTAAAAGCGCTTAAACTTTATATAAACTCTTTTATGAATCGTCATATAAGTCACGAAGACAGTATAAATGAAATTTATTCGGTTCTTGAAAAAAAACTGAAACCGAAATATATGAAAATCGCGGCTGATTTTAATCCGCGCGGAAATGTTCATACTACAATTGAAATTTCAAGCGATATTATTTCTAAAAATTTCTCTGAAAAAAAAGATAAAAAACCGGTTGAAAAAAGAAATTTCAGTGAGAAAAAATTTGAAAAAACGGATAAAAATTTCAAATCCAAACCGCGTAAAAATGCTTCACGTGAACCGTTTGCAAAAATCGATAAAAGTTCGCCTAAAGTAGTGAAAAAATGA
- a CDS encoding HD domain-containing protein — MIKASLIEKIFKSAFISRWNDYPRTLNLVELDKQAHKFIIAYFLASFEKDADLRYIIEGEIFEFLSRIVITDIRPDVFHQIQKTKKNELNGLILAQLEKDIDDIEDGKFLCRFADFLQSKDHKKECLILKAAGYLATRWEFNLVYNASKFLSDIEELKTNVEAELEDYYELIGVRKIVMNKKLAKIIDLGGRLRFQKRWTQTPRVPETSVLGHMLIVAILSYFYSLEVKACDSRLIHNFFCALFHDLPESLTRDIISPVKYGINGIDEIINEYEMRLIDEKILPFVPENIKDDFAYILGIRKIENKFVKNEFENRIFTDGEAKFKDGSMNSANTNELNAIDGKAIKFCDKIAALFEAGISISYGIKSNELVKAYEGMNDFFENNKSIENVNFNEICKDFKEYLNL, encoded by the coding sequence ATGATAAAAGCAAGTTTAATTGAAAAAATTTTCAAAAGTGCTTTTATAAGTCGTTGGAATGATTATCCACGCACTTTAAATTTAGTTGAACTTGATAAACAGGCTCATAAGTTTATTATCGCTTATTTTTTGGCAAGTTTTGAAAAAGATGCCGATTTACGTTATATAATTGAAGGCGAAATTTTTGAATTTTTATCTCGCATTGTGATTACCGATATTCGTCCGGATGTATTTCATCAAATTCAAAAAACAAAAAAAAACGAATTAAATGGACTTATTTTAGCTCAACTGGAAAAAGATATCGATGATATCGAAGATGGCAAGTTTTTATGTAGATTCGCCGATTTTTTGCAAAGTAAAGATCATAAAAAAGAGTGCCTTATATTAAAAGCGGCAGGATATTTGGCGACTCGTTGGGAATTTAATCTTGTTTATAATGCAAGTAAATTTTTAAGCGATATTGAAGAACTTAAAACAAATGTCGAAGCCGAACTCGAAGATTATTACGAACTTATCGGCGTTAGAAAAATTGTGATGAATAAAAAACTTGCCAAAATTATTGATCTCGGCGGAAGATTAAGATTTCAAAAGCGTTGGACACAAACGCCGCGTGTGCCTGAAACATCCGTACTTGGACACATGCTAATCGTTGCGATTTTGAGTTATTTTTACTCTCTTGAAGTTAAAGCCTGCGATTCACGTTTAATTCATAACTTTTTCTGTGCACTTTTTCATGATTTGCCGGAAAGTCTTACAAGAGATATTATAAGCCCCGTAAAATACGGAATAAACGGCATTGATGAAATTATCAACGAATATGAAATGCGTCTTATTGATGAAAAAATTTTACCTTTTGTGCCGGAAAATATAAAAGATGATTTTGCTTATATTCTCGGAATTAGAAAAATCGAAAATAAATTTGTAAAAAATGAGTTTGAAAACCGCATTTTTACGGACGGTGAAGCAAAATTTAAAGATGGCAGTATGAATAGTGCAAATACAAATGAATTAAATGCGATTGACGGTAAAGCAATAAAATTTTGCGATAAAATCGCCGCACTTTTTGAAGCCGGAATTTCCATAAGTTACGGTATAAAAAGCAATGAATTGGTTAAAGCTTATGAAGGAATGAATGACTTTTTTGAAAACAATAAAAGCATAGAAAACGTAAATTTTAATGAAATTTGTAAGGATTTTAAGGAGTATTTGAATCTTTAA
- the rdgB gene encoding RdgB/HAM1 family non-canonical purine NTP pyrophosphatase translates to MKIILATSNKDKVKEIKAFYKNYEIYALNEIMQPFEIKETGSSFKENALIKVNAVYKKLEEMKLENEFMALSDDSGICVDILGGAPGIYSARYSNDMVIHPTDESNRAKLISKLHKKNVKTSPAHYTACIALSCKSGNFTTHGFMHGRVIDEERGNNGFGYDFMFIANGFSKTIGELDENTKLKISHRSKGLFLMSKILKILNRSF, encoded by the coding sequence GTGAAAATCATTCTTGCTACAAGTAATAAAGATAAAGTAAAAGAGATAAAAGCATTTTATAAAAATTATGAAATTTATGCACTTAACGAAATTATGCAACCTTTTGAAATAAAAGAAACGGGCTCGAGTTTTAAAGAAAACGCGCTTATAAAAGTAAATGCGGTTTATAAAAAACTAGAAGAAATGAAACTTGAAAATGAATTTATGGCTCTTAGCGATGATAGCGGCATTTGCGTGGATATTTTAGGCGGCGCTCCTGGAATTTATTCGGCTCGTTACAGTAATGATATGGTTATTCATCCGACAGATGAAAGCAACCGCGCAAAACTGATTTCCAAACTTCATAAAAAAAATGTAAAAACTTCGCCTGCACATTATACGGCCTGTATTGCGCTATCTTGCAAATCAGGAAATTTTACGACACACGGATTTATGCACGGAAGAGTGATTGATGAAGAACGTGGAAATAACGGCTTCGGATATGATTTTATGTTTATAGCGAACGGTTTTTCAAAAACAATCGGCGAACTTGATGAAAATACAAAACTTAAAATATCTCACCGATCAAAAGGGCTTTTTCTGATGAGCAAAATTCTAAAAATTTTAAATAGAAGTTTTTGA
- a CDS encoding MFS transporter, protein MFRSVLPLSFIIATRFFGLFIVLPVLSLYALNLKGASENLTGLVIGIYAVMQMIFQVPFGALSDRIGRKNALCLGLIVFIIGSFICAFSNDIFTMIIGRALQGSGAVGAVATALISDFIVEEKRSKAMAIMGGMIALSFAVSMILSPILSAKFGISSLFELSAYLTIFCLILLYIIVPKEPKIKSLKQKTPFLEILKDKDLTLMNLTSFLQKMFMTMAFVIIPIVLVKDFNFDKNELYKIYGIATFFGFFAMGFSGAMGERRGLAKGILLAGILFFIVSFIIFAVSHSVLSFSVGVVIFFIGFNMHEPIMQSVASKFAKISQRGEVLGIFNSAGYFGSFIGAVSGGIIVGFHISILAIFVAILGIIWFWLLLKLTNPNDFKNLYLDKFKVRNFSVLGSINGVVEFYETNENFVIKYNRKVISERQILEIL, encoded by the coding sequence ATGTTTAGAAGTGTGTTACCACTATCTTTTATTATCGCAACAAGATTTTTTGGACTTTTTATAGTTTTACCGGTTCTTAGTTTATATGCTTTAAATTTAAAAGGTGCGAGCGAAAATTTAACAGGTCTGGTTATCGGTATTTACGCAGTTATGCAAATGATTTTTCAAGTGCCTTTCGGTGCGCTGAGTGATAGAATAGGGCGTAAAAATGCTCTTTGCTTAGGACTTATTGTTTTTATAATCGGTTCTTTTATCTGCGCTTTCAGTAATGATATTTTTACGATGATTATAGGTAGAGCTCTTCAGGGAAGCGGCGCTGTAGGAGCTGTGGCGACCGCTTTGATAAGCGATTTTATAGTTGAAGAAAAACGCAGCAAAGCAATGGCGATAATGGGCGGGATGATTGCACTCAGTTTTGCCGTTTCAATGATATTAAGTCCAATTTTGAGTGCAAAATTCGGGATTTCAAGTTTATTTGAATTGAGTGCTTATCTTACGATATTTTGCCTTATTTTGCTTTATATAATTGTTCCAAAAGAGCCTAAAATAAAATCTTTAAAGCAGAAAACACCTTTTTTAGAAATTTTAAAAGATAAAGATTTAACTCTAATGAATCTTACTAGTTTTTTGCAAAAAATGTTTATGACAATGGCTTTTGTAATAATTCCGATAGTGCTTGTAAAAGATTTTAATTTTGATAAGAACGAACTTTATAAAATTTACGGTATAGCTACTTTTTTTGGATTTTTTGCTATGGGTTTTTCTGGTGCTATGGGCGAAAGACGTGGGCTTGCTAAAGGAATTTTACTTGCAGGAATTTTATTTTTTATCGTCAGTTTTATAATTTTCGCCGTTTCTCATTCGGTTCTTAGCTTTTCAGTCGGAGTTGTGATTTTTTTTATCGGATTTAATATGCACGAACCTATAATGCAATCTGTCGCGTCAAAATTTGCCAAAATTTCACAACGCGGTGAAGTTCTTGGAATTTTTAATTCCGCAGGATATTTCGGCAGCTTTATCGGTGCCGTTTCGGGCGGAATTATTGTAGGTTTTCATATTAGCATTTTGGCGATTTTTGTAGCGATTTTAGGCATTATCTGGTTTTGGCTTTTGCTAAAACTTACAAATCCGAATGATTTTAAAAATTTATATCTTGATAAATTCAAAGTGCGAAATTTTAGTGTTTTAGGTAGTATAAACGGAGTTGTAGAATTTTATGAAACAAATGAAAATTTTGTGATAAAATACAACCGAAAAGTAATCAGTGAAAGGCAAATTTTAGAAATTTTATGA